One genomic region from Candidatus Planktophila sp. encodes:
- a CDS encoding putative nucleotidyltransferase substrate binding domain-containing protein encodes MQEFTDFLAKQPPFDALPTDDIERLASKVEVEYFGLGTVIVTAGSEPLDHIYMVRTGSVEVLDRGNVVDLLGPGDAFGHISLLTGLPPQFSVRAAEDTLCYRLPDPRSIVQDASALEFNHFGTLVTRHRLTASALMSDAQSNVVRYMRTIVWCDASASVREVAKAITDSEQSCALIRSGDELGLVTDRDFRSRVGVGEVSIDAPVRAIMSTPIITVPNTTTLAAAFLLMVEAGVHHLVVIDEYEKPIGIVRAMDLASVELRNPLLIRGAIESAHNIEELSNASRLLLPSLVELHDSGIPALHVGGLMSAIVGAILVRLLKLSDSIETPVTHSWLMLGSMARGEPLPISDVDTAIVWADLADSADPAEEIQRNAKQILDQMELCGLHRCPNGANADNLLFTRSKSSWIDVSSGWLTDPTRAGALLLSSIAADSQPLTQLALGRTITDTIRATTRSNEFLGALLRFTLAKKPPIGFVRGFVVDQSGEHRGDLDLKVGGLTPICALARWLAIAQGDVRGSTIDRLKRAASAGLLREDESDILINAFKDIYQLVFEAEIAAIRGGREGSSWISPQSLDSLTRRHLRESFRAVSAIQTRFHNEWESRLG; translated from the coding sequence ATGCAGGAGTTCACAGATTTTCTAGCTAAGCAGCCACCTTTTGACGCCCTGCCCACAGATGACATTGAGCGCTTAGCCAGCAAAGTTGAAGTCGAATACTTCGGCCTTGGAACGGTTATAGTCACCGCCGGGTCAGAGCCACTAGATCATATTTATATGGTTAGAACTGGATCGGTAGAGGTATTAGATCGCGGAAATGTTGTAGATCTACTTGGACCGGGCGATGCTTTCGGACATATTTCTCTATTGACTGGCTTACCACCACAGTTTTCTGTTCGTGCGGCCGAGGATACATTGTGTTATCGCCTACCAGATCCACGTTCTATTGTTCAAGATGCCTCTGCTTTAGAGTTTAACCATTTTGGCACTTTGGTAACTCGTCATCGCCTCACGGCAAGTGCTCTAATGTCAGATGCCCAATCCAATGTGGTTCGTTACATGCGCACGATTGTTTGGTGTGATGCTTCGGCCTCCGTGCGTGAAGTTGCCAAAGCTATTACTGATTCCGAACAATCGTGTGCGTTGATTCGTTCGGGAGATGAATTAGGCCTGGTAACAGATCGCGATTTTCGCAGTCGTGTAGGAGTTGGCGAAGTGAGTATTGATGCGCCCGTGCGCGCAATCATGAGTACGCCGATAATAACGGTGCCAAACACCACCACCCTTGCTGCAGCGTTTTTACTCATGGTTGAAGCAGGCGTGCATCACCTTGTAGTTATTGATGAGTACGAGAAACCGATTGGCATTGTTCGGGCGATGGATTTAGCCTCCGTTGAACTTCGGAACCCACTTTTAATTCGCGGGGCAATCGAGTCTGCTCATAACATCGAAGAGCTTTCTAACGCATCTCGTCTTTTATTACCATCATTAGTTGAATTGCATGACTCGGGGATTCCTGCGCTACACGTTGGCGGGTTAATGTCCGCTATCGTCGGTGCAATTCTCGTTCGACTTCTCAAACTCTCTGACTCAATCGAAACTCCAGTAACCCACTCTTGGCTCATGCTTGGATCAATGGCACGCGGAGAACCGTTACCAATTTCTGATGTTGACACGGCAATTGTTTGGGCCGATCTAGCTGATTCAGCTGACCCGGCAGAGGAGATTCAAAGAAATGCCAAGCAGATACTTGATCAGATGGAGCTATGTGGTCTCCACCGCTGCCCCAACGGAGCCAATGCAGATAATCTGCTCTTTACCCGTTCTAAATCCTCTTGGATTGACGTATCAAGTGGTTGGTTAACCGATCCGACAAGAGCCGGAGCGCTACTTTTGTCATCCATAGCCGCCGATAGTCAACCGCTCACTCAATTGGCATTGGGTCGCACAATTACCGACACGATTCGGGCCACAACGCGCAGCAATGAGTTTTTAGGAGCGTTGCTGCGTTTTACATTGGCGAAGAAACCGCCGATTGGGTTTGTCCGCGGATTTGTAGTAGATCAATCGGGGGAACATCGCGGTGATTTAGATTTGAAAGTAGGTGGATTAACTCCGATCTGTGCGCTTGCTCGTTGGCTTGCAATTGCACAAGGTGACGTTCGAGGTAGCACTATTGATCGATTGAAACGAGCGGCTTCGGCTGGATTATTAAGGGAGGATGAGTCCGACATTCTTATAAATGCATTTAAAGATATCTATCAATTAGTCTTTGAAGCCGAAATTGCAGCAATTCGTGGTGGGAGAGAAGGCTCAAGTTGGATATCTCCTCAAAGCCTTGATTCACTTACACGGCGACATTTGCGTGAGTCTTTTCGAGCCGTATCGGCTATCCAAACCCGCTTTCACAATGAGTGGGAATCGAGGCTAGGTTGA
- a CDS encoding WhiB family transcriptional regulator produces MSVLFSELLVPGWADEKIGLDSVTGTYSDGSSFNLPCHTADPEMYFSEDELAVAEAKSLCGGCSVRTQCLEGALSRKEPAGVWGGELFEGGRVITRKRKAGRPTAIEVAAREINAPITSITTPLEVSSLVSSQAIREESAA; encoded by the coding sequence ATGAGCGTTCTCTTCAGCGAACTATTAGTACCAGGCTGGGCAGATGAGAAGATCGGTTTGGATTCCGTTACCGGCACATACAGCGATGGCTCTTCATTTAATTTGCCCTGCCACACGGCAGATCCTGAGATGTACTTCTCCGAAGATGAGTTAGCTGTTGCAGAAGCTAAGTCGCTTTGTGGTGGGTGTTCGGTGCGCACACAGTGTTTAGAGGGTGCACTATCTCGCAAGGAGCCAGCTGGGGTATGGGGTGGAGAGTTATTTGAAGGTGGTCGTGTTATTACTCGCAAGCGCAAAGCAGGTCGCCCAACGGCGATTGAAGTTGCAGCTCGCGAAATTAACGCACCCATTACAAGTATCACCACGCCACTAGAGGTCTCTTCTCTTGTTTCTAGCCAAGCGATACGCGAGGAGAGTGCGGCGTAA
- the nudC gene encoding NAD(+) diphosphatase: MSARNQSLSPIDRASELRLDSAKLALLWQSAQILPLIEGHIGADQEQLRFLTAENVDSLSATFEIGERYFLGLARDGGQAFFAWHTTWINEPADVAVKFEGFRTLREVGGSLSEVDLTLAMHAVGLGNWHAKHPCCSRCGSATVSDLGGSVRVCVADSSQHYPRTDPAVIVLVKDSADRILLGHQPIWPEKRFSTFAGFVEPGESFEECVSREVFEEAGVYCNDINYLASQAWPFPASIMIAFEAITDHPDTAKADGVEITEIAWFSRDEMKSAIASGALLLPPTISVARKMITGWFTAKPGYTAADLIGGESWRP, encoded by the coding sequence ATGAGCGCACGTAACCAATCACTCTCACCTATTGATCGCGCGAGCGAGTTACGACTCGATTCGGCGAAGCTAGCCCTGCTGTGGCAATCTGCACAGATTCTGCCCCTCATTGAAGGTCATATTGGCGCAGATCAGGAGCAACTCAGATTTCTAACTGCCGAAAACGTGGACTCTCTATCGGCCACATTTGAAATCGGTGAACGCTATTTCTTAGGATTAGCACGCGATGGAGGTCAAGCGTTTTTTGCATGGCATACAACGTGGATTAACGAACCCGCCGATGTGGCCGTTAAATTTGAAGGCTTTAGAACTTTACGCGAAGTCGGCGGAAGTTTAAGTGAAGTTGATTTAACTCTTGCAATGCATGCGGTGGGTTTAGGAAATTGGCACGCAAAGCATCCATGTTGCTCGCGTTGCGGAAGCGCAACAGTTAGTGATTTAGGTGGAAGCGTACGTGTGTGTGTAGCAGATTCTTCTCAACATTATCCACGAACCGATCCGGCAGTTATAGTCCTTGTGAAAGATTCCGCTGATCGTATCTTGCTTGGGCACCAACCGATTTGGCCTGAAAAACGTTTTTCAACTTTTGCGGGCTTTGTTGAACCGGGCGAATCTTTTGAAGAGTGTGTATCGCGTGAAGTCTTTGAGGAGGCCGGTGTTTACTGTAACGACATAAACTATTTAGCATCGCAGGCGTGGCCATTTCCGGCATCAATCATGATTGCATTCGAAGCAATTACCGATCATCCAGATACGGCCAAGGCCGATGGAGTTGAAATTACTGAGATTGCTTGGTTTAGTCGAGATGAAATGAAAAGCGCTATCGCATCTGGAGCATTGCTACTTCCACCAACAATCTCGGTTGCCCGCAAAATGATCACAGGTTGGTTTACTGCAAAACCTGGATATACAGCCGCAGATTTAATTGGTGGAGAAAGTTGGAGACCGTGA
- a CDS encoding ATP-dependent helicase: MSNDLRAEEILEALDNEQRAVALATRGPVCVIAGAGTGKTRAITHRIAYAAAIGVMDPHKVLALTFTARAAGEMRMRLRSLGVPAVAARTIHAAALKQVMFFWPQVFGGRTPDLITTKTGFITEAIKRAELTGELSITSRDLIRDIATEIEWAKVSQVAPADYLSELGKRPVKPRINAEQIAKVYTAYESVKQQERAMDFEDVLLLTTAMIEQEREVRERVQDQYRFFTVDEYQDISPLQQRLINAWLGSRQEICVVGDPAQTIYSFAGATPVFLNSFTNRFPEAEVVRLTTGYRSTPEITFMANSILRKAQMGQELVALNDHGDKPSVDAFKDESSEVAGIVDWIKDLLNQGTQAQEIAVLARTNSQLSTLERAMNTAKLPYQIRNSERFFDRPDVREFLKLVRNASVIPTQGVSWLDELRTLAQPFLTGAHIDGIAALLHLARELDGDNGFTPKNLRTYLRELEDRVQQNNPPTMPVTTLATLHAAKGLEWERVFLMGVSEGLLPLENSSTSNDQASIDEERRLFYVGITRAKVDLHLSYRGKPSRFLVEAGLIS, translated from the coding sequence GTGAGCAACGATCTTCGTGCCGAAGAGATTCTTGAAGCGCTAGATAACGAGCAGCGCGCCGTTGCTCTTGCAACTCGTGGACCTGTCTGTGTAATCGCGGGGGCAGGAACTGGTAAGACTCGCGCGATCACACATCGCATCGCCTATGCCGCAGCTATTGGGGTAATGGATCCACACAAAGTTTTGGCCCTGACATTTACCGCACGTGCAGCTGGTGAGATGCGAATGCGCCTTCGCTCATTAGGTGTTCCGGCCGTGGCCGCCCGCACTATTCACGCCGCAGCCCTCAAGCAGGTTATGTTTTTTTGGCCGCAAGTCTTTGGTGGGCGTACACCGGATTTGATCACAACTAAAACAGGTTTTATTACCGAGGCGATTAAACGTGCTGAATTAACGGGTGAGCTATCTATTACTTCGCGCGATTTAATTCGAGATATCGCAACGGAAATCGAGTGGGCTAAAGTCTCGCAAGTTGCACCTGCCGATTATTTATCTGAACTTGGTAAGCGCCCGGTAAAACCGCGAATTAACGCCGAACAAATTGCTAAGGTCTATACGGCCTATGAATCGGTTAAGCAGCAAGAGCGCGCAATGGATTTTGAAGATGTGCTGCTATTAACAACTGCGATGATAGAGCAAGAGCGCGAAGTTCGCGAACGCGTTCAAGATCAATATCGTTTTTTTACAGTAGATGAGTATCAGGATATTTCTCCACTTCAGCAACGGCTCATTAATGCATGGCTTGGTTCGCGCCAAGAAATCTGTGTCGTTGGTGATCCTGCACAAACTATTTACTCTTTTGCTGGGGCAACTCCGGTTTTTCTCAACTCATTCACCAATCGTTTTCCAGAGGCTGAAGTTGTGCGCTTAACTACCGGCTATCGCTCAACTCCTGAAATCACATTCATGGCCAATAGCATTTTACGCAAAGCGCAGATGGGTCAAGAGTTAGTCGCACTCAATGACCACGGAGACAAACCTTCGGTGGATGCTTTCAAAGATGAGAGCTCTGAGGTCGCAGGTATTGTTGACTGGATTAAAGATTTATTGAATCAAGGAACACAAGCGCAAGAAATTGCTGTGCTTGCTCGAACAAATAGTCAACTCAGTACGCTTGAGCGTGCAATGAATACTGCAAAGCTGCCCTATCAAATTAGAAACAGCGAGAGATTTTTTGACCGCCCAGACGTGCGTGAGTTTTTAAAGTTAGTTCGAAATGCCTCCGTTATTCCGACCCAAGGTGTTTCATGGTTAGATGAGCTACGTACTTTGGCACAACCCTTTTTAACTGGTGCTCACATCGATGGAATCGCAGCCCTGCTGCATTTAGCGCGCGAATTAGATGGCGATAATGGTTTCACTCCAAAGAATCTTCGTACATATTTGCGCGAACTCGAAGATCGAGTTCAACAAAATAATCCACCAACAATGCCGGTAACTACTCTTGCAACCTTGCATGCAGCCAAAGGTCTCGAATGGGAGCGAGTTTTTTTGATGGGTGTGAGTGAGGGTCTATTGCCCTTAGAAAACAGCTCGACCAGCAATGATCAGGCATCGATTGACGAAGAGCGGCGCCTTTTTTACGTGGGAATCACGCGTGCCAAGGTCGATTTACACCTGAGTTATCGTGGAAAGCCCTCGCGTTTTCTCGTTGAGGCCGGGCTTATCTCATAG
- a CDS encoding cytochrome b5-like heme/steroid binding domain-containing protein → MAGILAIALLISLNITSTQAAVKTGLVCKKVGSVAIVGAYKYTCVKSGKKTVWNKGVKIPVVKPTSVATSTASPISSPTPTPTPAPAPIPTQSGMKTFTRAEVALHNTESDCWTYVDGKVYDLSKWLPEHPGGGSLVLVMCGVDGAAALRDQHKSEQDNALSMYYIG, encoded by the coding sequence ATGGCGGGAATTTTAGCGATCGCGCTATTAATATCGTTGAATATCACTTCTACTCAAGCTGCAGTTAAGACCGGCCTTGTATGCAAGAAAGTTGGAAGCGTTGCGATAGTCGGTGCTTACAAATACACCTGCGTCAAATCAGGTAAAAAAACAGTTTGGAACAAAGGCGTGAAAATCCCCGTTGTTAAACCCACGTCTGTGGCCACTTCTACGGCGAGCCCGATTTCTTCACCTACTCCTACCCCAACGCCAGCACCAGCTCCCATACCAACGCAGAGCGGCATGAAGACATTTACCAGAGCTGAAGTTGCATTACATAACACTGAGAGTGATTGTTGGACGTATGTAGATGGAAAAGTTTACGACCTGAGTAAATGGCTACCAGAACACCCAGGCGGGGGATCCCTAGTGTTGGTTATGTGTGGTGTTGATGGGGCAGCTGCATTAAGGGACCAGCATAAATCCGAGCAAGATAACGCATTGTCAATGTACTACATCGGTGA
- a CDS encoding 3'-5' exonuclease: MNSDWRSIDYSALDVETTGLALKEDEIISIGVAHIHAGRVKTENNFYREIRPKRLPSPESIRIHNLRGIDLEETAPIESVIPDFVAQVDGKILIAHAAWVEYAFLKQHLRRTKVSFSKQMIDTAALARAAGYAADVSGSEPSLEFLARRIHLPVYAPHNALGDALTTAVVFLALATELEREQLAKGASGLTLRKLLEISAKNAMR, encoded by the coding sequence TTGAATTCCGATTGGCGAAGTATTGATTACAGTGCACTTGATGTCGAGACTACTGGCCTTGCTTTGAAAGAAGATGAGATTATCTCTATCGGAGTGGCACACATTCATGCGGGGAGAGTTAAAACTGAAAATAATTTTTACCGTGAGATTCGACCAAAACGGCTCCCATCTCCCGAATCAATTCGAATACATAATTTGCGCGGGATTGACTTAGAAGAGACTGCTCCAATTGAATCTGTAATTCCCGATTTTGTTGCTCAGGTAGATGGGAAAATACTCATCGCGCACGCGGCATGGGTTGAGTATGCTTTTTTAAAACAACACCTTCGAAGAACTAAAGTGAGCTTTTCAAAACAGATGATTGACACTGCGGCGCTGGCGCGAGCTGCGGGTTATGCCGCCGATGTTAGTGGAAGTGAACCTTCGCTGGAATTTCTTGCCCGCCGGATACATCTACCCGTCTATGCCCCGCACAACGCTCTCGGTGATGCGCTCACTACCGCGGTGGTTTTTCTTGCCCTAGCAACAGAACTTGAACGAGAGCAGTTAGCTAAAGGTGCGTCAGGACTTACATTACGAAAACTACTAGAGATTTCTGCGAAAAATGCTATGAGGTAA